In a single window of the Allobranchiibius huperziae genome:
- a CDS encoding SGNH/GDSL hydrolase family protein, with protein MGRARRARKIAARAAYGGGIGAVGAGLVGVTGWAVLKGEAAMARRIVGHPFDGAPDDQGTYGSAPGVPLDLLVLGDSTAKGLGADLPHQTVGAINATALAAIAGRPVRLTNFAVVGAVSTDLDRQVEQALALLPHPDVCIIMVGANDVTQRMARSTSVRHLSSTVVALREAGCQVVVGTCPDLGVIEPVPQPLRLLAQRWSRDLAAAQTVGVVEHGGRTVSLGDLLGHEFRSTPQVMFSKDRFHPSAAGYARAASALLPSVLDSLGFASADTDRTPDVRRGEGISPVSVAATYAVRDPGTEVAGTEVSGDTRSRQGRWAVLLRRHRTPLPDTQDEPRAPADGPDAGSADGDLRDESSVDTADV; from the coding sequence ATGGGTAGAGCACGACGGGCACGCAAGATCGCGGCGCGCGCGGCGTACGGCGGCGGCATCGGAGCCGTCGGCGCGGGACTCGTCGGAGTCACGGGGTGGGCGGTGCTGAAGGGCGAGGCGGCGATGGCCCGCCGGATCGTCGGGCATCCGTTCGACGGCGCACCCGATGATCAGGGCACCTACGGCTCCGCGCCCGGTGTGCCGCTGGACCTGCTGGTGCTCGGCGACTCCACGGCGAAGGGCCTCGGCGCGGACCTACCGCACCAGACCGTCGGCGCGATCAACGCCACCGCCCTGGCCGCTATCGCCGGTCGCCCCGTCCGACTGACCAACTTCGCCGTCGTGGGTGCCGTGTCCACCGACCTGGACCGCCAGGTCGAGCAGGCGCTGGCCCTGCTGCCGCACCCCGACGTCTGCATCATCATGGTCGGCGCCAACGACGTCACCCAGCGGATGGCGCGCTCCACCTCGGTCCGCCACCTGTCCTCGACCGTCGTCGCGCTTCGCGAGGCGGGGTGCCAGGTGGTGGTGGGCACCTGCCCCGACCTCGGCGTCATCGAGCCGGTGCCCCAGCCGCTACGACTGCTGGCGCAGCGGTGGTCCCGCGATCTCGCCGCGGCCCAGACCGTGGGGGTCGTCGAGCACGGCGGCCGCACGGTCTCCCTCGGCGACCTGCTCGGGCACGAGTTCCGCAGCACCCCGCAGGTCATGTTCAGCAAGGACCGCTTCCACCCGTCGGCCGCCGGCTACGCCCGGGCCGCTTCCGCACTGCTGCCCAGCGTCCTGGACTCCCTCGGCTTCGCGTCGGCGGACACCGATCGCACCCCCGACGTACGCCGCGGAGAGGGCATCAGCCCGGTCTCCGTCGCCGCCACGTACGCCGTGCGCGACCCCGGCACCGAGGTCGCCGGCACCGAGGTCAGCGGCGACACCCGCAGTCGGCAGGGCCGCTGGGCGGTCCTGTTGCGGCGGCACCGGACCCCGCTGCCCGACACGCAGGACGAGCCGCGAGCGCCCGCCGACGGTCCCGACGCGGGATCCGCGGACGGCGACCTGCGGGACGAGTCCAGCGTCGACACCGCAGACGTCTAA
- a CDS encoding cystathionine beta-synthase translates to MKYAEHIADLVGETPLVKLNRVTEGIAATVLAKVEYLNPGGSVKDRIALRMVEAAEASGALLPGGTIVEPTSGNTGVGLALVAQRNGYQCIFVCPDKVGEDKRAVLRAYGAKVVVTPTSVPPDHADSYYSVSDRIAAETPGGWKPDQYSNPEGPNSHYRSTGPEIWRDTDGALTSFVTGIGTGGTITGTGRYLREVSADRDGGRVRIIGADPEGSVYSGGTGRPYLVEGVGEDMWPAAYDPSVVDEVIPVSDAESFAMTRRLAREEGLLVGGSCGMAVVAALRHAATLPAEATVVVLLPDSGRGYMGKIFDDEWMASYGFLREHTERTAGELLKRKAGDMPALVHTHPSETVRDAISILQEFGVSQMPVVNAEPPVMAGEVAGSVSERSLLDALYAGKASLTDSVGSHMDEPLPLIGAGEPVSEVRAALSGTDAVMIVRNGKPTGVLTRADLLGEFAE, encoded by the coding sequence ATGAAATACGCCGAGCACATCGCCGACCTCGTAGGGGAGACCCCCCTGGTCAAGTTGAACCGTGTCACCGAGGGCATCGCCGCCACGGTGCTCGCCAAGGTGGAGTACCTGAACCCGGGGGGATCGGTGAAGGACCGGATCGCCTTGCGGATGGTCGAGGCGGCGGAGGCGTCGGGCGCACTGCTCCCCGGCGGGACGATCGTGGAGCCGACGTCCGGCAACACCGGGGTCGGCCTGGCGCTGGTGGCACAGCGCAATGGGTACCAGTGCATCTTCGTGTGCCCGGACAAGGTCGGTGAGGACAAGCGTGCGGTGCTGCGCGCGTACGGCGCGAAGGTCGTCGTGACGCCCACCTCGGTCCCGCCGGACCACGCGGACAGCTACTACTCGGTCTCGGACCGGATCGCGGCAGAGACCCCGGGCGGCTGGAAGCCGGACCAGTACTCCAACCCCGAGGGACCCAACTCGCACTACAGGTCCACTGGTCCGGAGATCTGGAGGGACACCGACGGTGCGTTGACGTCGTTCGTCACCGGCATCGGCACCGGCGGGACGATCACCGGCACCGGTCGCTACCTGCGCGAGGTCTCCGCGGACCGGGACGGCGGACGGGTGCGGATCATCGGCGCGGACCCCGAGGGGTCGGTCTACTCCGGAGGCACCGGCCGCCCCTACCTGGTGGAGGGCGTGGGTGAGGACATGTGGCCCGCGGCGTACGACCCGAGCGTGGTCGATGAGGTCATCCCGGTCTCCGACGCGGAGTCGTTCGCGATGACCCGTCGGCTGGCCCGCGAGGAGGGGCTGCTCGTGGGTGGCTCGTGCGGCATGGCCGTGGTCGCCGCGCTGCGGCACGCGGCGACGCTGCCGGCGGAGGCGACCGTCGTGGTGCTCCTGCCGGACTCCGGACGCGGCTACATGGGCAAGATCTTCGACGACGAATGGATGGCGTCGTACGGCTTCCTGCGCGAGCACACCGAGCGCACGGCCGGGGAGCTGCTGAAGCGCAAGGCGGGGGACATGCCGGCGCTGGTGCACACCCACCCCAGCGAGACGGTCCGCGACGCGATCTCGATCCTGCAGGAGTTCGGCGTCTCCCAGATGCCCGTGGTGAACGCGGAGCCGCCGGTGATGGCCGGCGAGGTGGCGGGCTCGGTGAGCGAGCGCTCCCTGCTCGACGCCCTCTACGCGGGGAAGGCGAGCCTGACCGATTCCGTGGGCAGCCACATGGACGAGCCGCTGCCGCTGATCGGCGCCGGGGAGCCGGTTTCGGAGGTCCGTGCGGCCCTCAGCGGCACCGACGCGGTGATGATCGTGCGGAACGGCAAACCGACCGGCGTCCTGACGCGGGCGGACCTGCTCGGCGAGTTCGCTGAATGA
- the lysX gene encoding bifunctional lysylphosphatidylglycerol synthetase/lysine--tRNA ligase LysX yields the protein MTQGATARLFKGSFNAYGGASASRETPRPPWRERVASWVGRLLLISAFFSLLAILFPDGLFIRAVSDALGLLNMPVEPSIFLICLLFALAGAARRRLRAAHTVVVVVMVLNVFYSAVVVIAGKVDEGRAVLHGPLSGLGRRPAFGVSEREYIEFTTSRYVTVPALIIGIAVLVLVVASRRGFPAKLAPRSRRSAFAVLAVGLLTSFVITAALTAAAPGSLVGMRERGRWALRSTFGVSSPAGTFGLDNHVGPPWIFGLAGLMSGIALLLSILVFWRSGHGKPMQSADEELAVRRLLLEHGEDDSLGYFATRRDKSVIFSTDGRAALTYRTEGTTCVASADPVGDRAAWPDVITRWLQECRENGWYAAVLSSSETGTTHYVEAGLRAFALGDEAILDTDTFSLRGRSMRPVRQAVTRISRAGYTTRVRRHSELSADELVEIERLAERWRGDETERGFSMALNRLGDPADGRCVIITAHDAQGQIRGFLSFVPWGVRGVSLDLMRRDRDAENGLNEFLVAKLVEEGPEYGIRRISLNFAVFRSVFDNADQVGAGPVTKVTDAALSFASRFYQLETLYRSNDKYHPTWVPRLLCYDPALTVPRAGLAMGIAEGFVPMVGPRLLTGPRPSDVQPPRPEPDFVERVCEQERRLLVPAPPTAVLTQQQRVRRTKLQALEDAGMPGYPVQVPRTHRVREIRDRYADLAPDTVTEDVVSVCGRIRAVRDLGGVTFAVLDDENARVQVMVTAAHTPDPARALWRESVDLGDLVSVTGPVATSRNGELSVLLDHWQMAAKCLRPLPTLGSSLSDDVRSRQRSLDLLVSPDSLDLLRRRSIGVRALREAFQARDFCEVETPMLQAVHGGATARPFKTYINAYGMDLYLRIAPELYLKRLAVGGMQRVFELNRNFRNEGVDATHNPEFTSLEAYEAYGDYNTMRVLTREVLLRVAVAVNGRPVAQRTDADGTTYEVDLSGEWPVKTVHAAVSEAVGEQLTTATSRDQIEAVCARHGVAAPAQSSVGMLVVALYDALVEKQTQFPTFYTDFPLETSPLTRTHRTDPALSERWDLVAFGAEIGTAYSELVDPVDQRQRLTAQSIAAAAGDLEAMQIDEAFLSALELAMPPTGGLGLGVDRVVMMLTGASIRATLAFPFVRPQG from the coding sequence ATGACCCAGGGCGCGACGGCGCGGCTCTTCAAGGGCTCCTTCAACGCGTACGGCGGAGCGAGCGCGAGCCGCGAGACTCCGCGGCCGCCGTGGCGCGAGCGCGTCGCGAGCTGGGTGGGCCGGCTGCTGCTGATCAGCGCGTTCTTCTCCCTCCTGGCGATCCTGTTCCCCGACGGCCTGTTCATCCGAGCGGTCTCCGATGCCCTCGGCCTGCTCAACATGCCGGTCGAGCCGAGCATCTTCCTCATCTGCCTGCTGTTCGCGCTGGCGGGAGCCGCGCGGCGCCGCCTGCGCGCGGCACACACCGTGGTCGTCGTCGTCATGGTGCTCAATGTCTTCTACAGCGCCGTGGTGGTCATCGCCGGCAAGGTCGACGAAGGGCGGGCAGTCCTTCACGGGCCGCTCTCCGGGCTTGGTCGCCGCCCGGCGTTCGGTGTGAGCGAGCGGGAGTACATCGAATTCACGACGTCCCGCTACGTCACGGTCCCGGCGCTGATCATCGGCATCGCCGTCCTGGTCCTGGTCGTGGCGAGCCGGCGCGGCTTCCCGGCGAAGCTCGCGCCCCGGTCCCGGCGCTCCGCCTTCGCGGTCCTGGCGGTCGGTCTGTTGACCTCGTTCGTCATCACCGCCGCGCTGACCGCGGCCGCACCCGGGTCCCTGGTCGGTATGCGGGAGCGCGGCCGTTGGGCACTGCGCTCGACCTTCGGCGTCAGCAGCCCGGCGGGGACGTTCGGGTTGGACAACCACGTCGGACCGCCCTGGATCTTCGGGCTGGCCGGGTTGATGTCCGGTATCGCCCTGCTGTTGTCGATCCTGGTCTTCTGGCGCTCCGGCCACGGCAAACCGATGCAGTCGGCCGACGAGGAGCTGGCCGTTCGCAGGCTGCTGCTGGAACACGGCGAGGACGACTCCCTCGGCTACTTCGCCACCCGACGCGACAAGAGCGTCATCTTCTCCACAGACGGGCGGGCGGCGCTGACCTACCGCACCGAGGGCACGACCTGTGTCGCGAGCGCGGACCCGGTGGGCGACCGCGCCGCGTGGCCCGATGTGATCACCCGCTGGTTGCAGGAGTGCCGCGAGAACGGGTGGTACGCCGCCGTCCTCTCCAGCAGCGAGACCGGGACCACTCATTACGTCGAGGCCGGCCTGCGCGCGTTCGCGCTCGGCGACGAGGCGATCCTCGACACCGACACCTTCAGCCTGCGGGGCCGGTCGATGCGCCCGGTGCGCCAGGCGGTCACCCGCATCTCCCGGGCCGGGTACACGACACGGGTACGCCGGCACAGCGAGCTGAGCGCGGACGAGCTCGTCGAGATCGAACGCCTCGCCGAGCGGTGGCGCGGTGATGAGACCGAACGCGGTTTCTCGATGGCGTTGAACCGGCTGGGCGACCCGGCCGACGGGCGGTGCGTGATCATCACCGCGCACGACGCACAGGGGCAGATCCGTGGCTTCCTGTCCTTCGTGCCGTGGGGCGTGCGCGGGGTCTCACTGGACCTGATGCGCCGCGACCGGGACGCCGAGAACGGTTTGAACGAGTTCCTCGTCGCCAAGCTCGTCGAAGAGGGCCCCGAGTACGGGATTCGGCGGATCTCCCTGAACTTCGCGGTGTTCCGCAGCGTCTTCGACAACGCCGACCAGGTCGGCGCGGGCCCGGTCACCAAGGTGACCGACGCCGCCCTGTCGTTCGCGTCGCGCTTCTACCAGCTCGAGACTCTCTACCGTTCCAACGACAAGTACCACCCGACCTGGGTGCCCCGGCTGCTCTGCTACGACCCGGCGCTCACGGTGCCCCGCGCAGGCTTGGCCATGGGGATCGCCGAGGGGTTCGTCCCGATGGTGGGCCCCCGACTGCTGACCGGGCCGCGACCCTCCGACGTGCAGCCGCCGCGCCCGGAGCCCGACTTCGTCGAGCGGGTGTGCGAGCAGGAGCGTCGGTTGCTGGTCCCGGCGCCGCCCACCGCGGTGCTGACCCAGCAGCAGCGGGTGCGTCGTACGAAGCTGCAGGCCTTGGAGGACGCGGGGATGCCGGGCTACCCGGTGCAGGTCCCTCGCACCCACCGGGTCCGCGAGATCCGCGACCGGTACGCCGACCTGGCACCGGACACGGTGACGGAGGACGTGGTGTCGGTCTGCGGGCGGATCCGCGCCGTGCGCGACCTCGGCGGTGTGACGTTCGCGGTGCTGGACGACGAGAACGCGCGAGTGCAGGTCATGGTGACCGCCGCGCACACGCCGGATCCGGCGCGGGCGCTGTGGCGAGAGAGCGTCGATCTCGGTGACCTGGTGAGCGTGACGGGGCCCGTCGCGACGTCACGCAACGGTGAACTGTCCGTGCTGCTCGACCACTGGCAGATGGCGGCCAAGTGTCTGCGGCCGCTGCCCACCCTGGGGTCGTCGCTCAGTGACGACGTCCGCAGCCGGCAGCGGTCCCTGGATCTGCTCGTGAGCCCCGACTCCCTCGATCTGCTGCGACGCCGTTCGATCGGCGTGCGCGCACTGCGCGAGGCGTTCCAGGCGCGCGACTTTTGCGAGGTCGAGACGCCGATGCTGCAGGCGGTGCACGGCGGCGCCACTGCGCGCCCGTTCAAGACCTACATCAACGCGTACGGGATGGATCTCTATCTGCGGATCGCCCCGGAGCTCTACCTGAAGCGACTTGCCGTCGGCGGGATGCAGCGGGTCTTCGAGCTGAACCGCAACTTCCGCAACGAGGGCGTCGACGCCACCCACAATCCTGAGTTCACCTCGCTGGAGGCCTATGAGGCGTACGGCGACTACAACACCATGCGGGTGCTCACCCGTGAGGTGCTGCTGCGGGTCGCGGTGGCGGTCAACGGCCGGCCGGTCGCGCAGCGCACGGACGCCGATGGCACGACGTACGAGGTCGACCTGAGCGGCGAGTGGCCGGTCAAGACCGTCCACGCCGCCGTGTCCGAGGCAGTGGGGGAGCAGCTGACGACGGCCACCTCACGCGACCAGATCGAAGCGGTCTGCGCCCGGCACGGGGTGGCCGCTCCGGCACAGTCGAGCGTCGGCATGCTGGTCGTCGCGCTCTACGACGCGCTGGTGGAGAAGCAGACACAGTTCCCGACGTTCTACACCGACTTCCCGCTGGAGACCTCGCCGCTGACCCGCACCCACCGCACCGACCCGGCGCTCTCGGAACGCTGGGATCTGGTGGCGTTCGGCGCCGAGATCGGCACTGCCTACAGCGAGCTGGTCGATCCGGTCGACCAGCGCCAGCGCCTGACCGCGCAGTCCATCGCGGCCGCGGCGGGAGACCTGGAGGCCATGCAGATCGACGAGGCCTTCCTGTCGGCGCTCGAGCTCGCGATGCCCCCGACCGGCGGCCTCGGACTCGGGGTGGACCGTGTCGTGATGATGCTGACGGGCGCGAGCATCCGGGCGACACTGGCGTTCCCGTTCGTGCGACCGCAGGGCTGA
- a CDS encoding amidohydrolase family protein — protein MPTTPGPVDDAGIPAYVQALGIPGLADIHVHFLPEPMLRKVWAYFDAAEENYGRPWPIQYRFDEATRLRIVRSFGVSPIPALTYPHRPGMARWLNDWSADLARRVPDVIHCATLYPEPDVGDYVGDALTQGARLFKVHVQVGRFAPDDPLLDPAWALLEEAGVPIVIHAGSAPLPGEFTGVEGISRVLRRYPRLAFVIAHLGMPEYDEFADLALQYERVHLDTTMAFTDFTEEQAPTSPSYRSRLPQLQDKIILGSDFPNIPYSYAHQLTALTRLDLGDDWMRDVLWHNGARLLGGS, from the coding sequence ATGCCCACGACGCCCGGTCCGGTCGACGACGCGGGGATCCCGGCGTACGTGCAGGCGCTCGGCATTCCCGGGCTGGCCGACATCCACGTGCACTTCCTGCCCGAGCCGATGCTGCGCAAGGTGTGGGCCTACTTCGATGCTGCCGAAGAGAACTACGGCCGGCCGTGGCCGATCCAGTACCGCTTCGACGAGGCGACCCGGCTGCGCATCGTGCGGTCCTTCGGGGTGTCGCCGATACCGGCGCTGACCTATCCGCACAGACCGGGCATGGCGCGCTGGTTGAACGACTGGAGCGCGGACCTCGCGCGGCGGGTGCCCGACGTGATCCACTGCGCGACGCTCTACCCCGAGCCGGACGTGGGGGACTACGTGGGGGACGCGCTGACCCAGGGCGCACGACTCTTCAAGGTGCACGTGCAGGTGGGCCGGTTCGCGCCGGACGATCCGCTGCTCGACCCTGCATGGGCGCTGCTGGAGGAGGCCGGCGTCCCGATCGTGATCCATGCCGGGTCGGCGCCGCTGCCCGGCGAATTCACCGGGGTCGAGGGCATCTCCAGGGTACTCAGAAGGTACCCGCGGCTCGCGTTCGTGATCGCCCACCTGGGCATGCCGGAGTACGACGAGTTCGCCGACCTCGCCCTGCAGTACGAGCGGGTGCATCTGGACACGACCATGGCGTTCACCGACTTCACGGAGGAGCAGGCGCCGACGTCACCGTCCTACCGGTCGAGGTTGCCGCAGCTTCAGGACAAGATCATCCTGGGTTCGGACTTCCCCAACATCCCCTACTCGTACGCGCACCAGCTGACCGCGCTGACGCGACTGGATCTGGGGGACGACTGGATGCGGGACGTGCTGTGGCACAACGGAGCCCGGCTACTCGGCGGCTCCTGA
- a CDS encoding thioredoxin domain-containing protein, producing MTNRLASATSPYLLQHADNPIDWQEWSTDALDEARRRDVPILLSVGYAACHWCHVMAHETFEDAGVAQIANAGFVAIKVDREERPDIDAVYMDVTMALTGSGGWPMTCLLTPAGDPFFAGTYLPREQFLRLLDAATQAWTDRRDDVVQSGATISGKLREVVTAESQPVDHALVRRSVDAMARRFDTVNGGFGGAPKFPTTSSLEFLLRAAALTGDEHPRAMAAQTLERMARGGIYDQLGGGFARYSVDARWVVPHFEKMLYDNAQLVRVYTHAWCATGDPLFERVVGETIAFMLRELLTRTGAFASSLDADTEGVEGLTYVWTPAQLTDVLGEDDGARAARLLSVTQAGTYEHGASTLQLAEDADVDTDDAAWWERTRSLLLEARGERPQPGRDDKVVAAWNGLAIGALAEAGAVFGRRDWIDAASRCARAVCDVHLVEGRLRRTSRDGRVGTTPAAADDLGDLADGLLTLHQVEPTAGWLDLAGTLLDTARVHHRDDIGGFYDAADDAEQLIVRPRSPVDGAEPSGGSALAGALLSYGALTGDPAPFAEAAAAVGAVAHLAGRDPVMVGHALGVGVALLHGPVQVAVVSGERDDGTAELVAASWRSTAPGRVTVSGRPDDPAQPLLVDRPAVDGLAAAYVCRRFVCDAPVTTVDALREALGRPVPTSGAAE from the coding sequence ATGACGAACCGGCTCGCCTCCGCGACCAGTCCCTACCTGCTGCAGCACGCCGACAACCCGATCGACTGGCAGGAGTGGTCCACCGACGCGCTCGACGAGGCGCGCCGGCGCGACGTGCCGATCCTCCTGTCGGTCGGGTACGCCGCGTGCCACTGGTGTCACGTGATGGCGCACGAGACGTTCGAGGACGCGGGTGTCGCGCAGATCGCGAACGCGGGCTTCGTGGCGATCAAGGTGGACCGGGAGGAACGCCCCGACATCGACGCGGTCTACATGGACGTCACGATGGCGCTCACCGGCAGCGGTGGATGGCCGATGACCTGTCTGCTCACCCCCGCCGGGGATCCGTTCTTCGCCGGCACGTACCTGCCGCGTGAGCAGTTCCTGCGCCTGCTCGACGCCGCGACGCAGGCCTGGACCGACCGCCGTGACGACGTCGTGCAGTCCGGCGCCACCATCTCCGGCAAGCTGCGCGAGGTCGTCACCGCCGAGTCGCAGCCGGTGGACCACGCGCTCGTGCGCCGCAGCGTGGACGCGATGGCCCGCCGGTTCGACACGGTCAACGGCGGCTTCGGCGGTGCACCGAAGTTCCCCACGACCTCCAGCCTGGAGTTCCTGCTGCGCGCCGCCGCGCTGACCGGCGACGAGCACCCTCGCGCGATGGCCGCCCAGACCCTGGAGCGGATGGCGCGCGGTGGCATCTACGACCAACTGGGCGGCGGGTTCGCGCGCTACAGCGTCGATGCCCGCTGGGTGGTGCCGCACTTCGAGAAGATGCTCTACGACAACGCGCAACTGGTCCGCGTCTACACCCATGCCTGGTGCGCCACCGGCGATCCGCTCTTCGAGCGGGTCGTCGGCGAGACCATCGCCTTCATGCTCCGTGAGTTACTCACGCGGACAGGGGCCTTCGCCTCATCTCTGGACGCCGACACGGAAGGTGTCGAGGGACTCACGTACGTCTGGACGCCCGCGCAGTTGACCGACGTACTCGGCGAGGACGACGGCGCCCGCGCCGCTCGACTGTTGTCGGTGACCCAGGCGGGCACCTACGAGCACGGCGCCTCCACGCTGCAGCTCGCCGAGGACGCTGACGTGGACACTGACGATGCTGCGTGGTGGGAGCGGACGCGGTCGCTCCTGCTCGAAGCGCGGGGCGAGCGTCCGCAGCCGGGCCGTGACGACAAGGTGGTCGCGGCGTGGAACGGGCTCGCGATCGGCGCGCTGGCGGAGGCCGGCGCGGTCTTCGGCCGACGGGACTGGATCGACGCCGCGTCGCGGTGTGCCCGCGCGGTGTGCGACGTGCACCTGGTCGAAGGTCGGCTGCGTCGTACGTCGCGCGACGGCCGGGTCGGCACCACGCCGGCGGCCGCGGACGATCTGGGCGACCTCGCGGACGGGCTGCTGACTCTGCACCAGGTCGAGCCGACCGCCGGCTGGCTGGACCTGGCCGGCACCCTGTTGGATACCGCGCGGGTCCACCACCGTGACGACATCGGAGGCTTCTACGATGCGGCCGACGATGCCGAGCAACTCATCGTCCGGCCCCGCAGCCCGGTCGACGGCGCGGAGCCGTCGGGCGGATCCGCACTCGCGGGGGCGCTGTTGTCGTACGGCGCACTCACCGGCGACCCCGCCCCGTTCGCGGAGGCAGCAGCGGCGGTCGGCGCCGTCGCGCACCTGGCCGGCCGCGATCCGGTCATGGTGGGCCACGCGCTCGGCGTCGGGGTCGCGCTGTTGCACGGCCCGGTGCAGGTCGCGGTCGTCAGCGGCGAGCGGGACGACGGGACGGCCGAACTGGTCGCGGCGTCCTGGCGCTCGACCGCGCCGGGCCGCGTTACCGTCAGCGGTCGGCCCGACGATCCGGCCCAGCCGCTGTTGGTCGACCGGCCCGCGGTCGACGGCCTCGCGGCGGCCTATGTCTGCCGCCGCTTCGTGTGCGACGCGCCCGTCACGACGGTCGACGCGCTGCGCGAGGCGCTCGGCCGACCGGTGCCGACGTCAGGAGCCGCCGAGTAG
- a CDS encoding 3' terminal RNA ribose 2'-O-methyltransferase Hen1 produces the protein MAPVYLTLTSSGEDATALGYLLHKHPDRAQQFSVSAGVAHVFYPEASDERCTVALMLEVDPVALVRGRRYGGDAFALSQYVNDRPYAGSSMLAVALGKVFRTAMAGRCDARPDLLGQSRDLEIRVPVLPASGGAEMVRALFEPLGWEVTAQALPLDEEMPAWGDSHYVDLRLRGTQVLAEALSHLYVLLPVLDSSKHYWVSQDEVEKLVRAAGDWLPAHPARELITRRYLAHQPDLVATAVSRLAEVDDLRTESVEEAPSEETPVRRPLVAQRKEAVLSSLRAAGAARVVDLGCGEGALLRELIRDPRFSEVVGVDVSGRALGLAERRLHLDRMPDSQRARLRLLQSSMTYTDDRLNGYDAIVLMEVIEHLDTDRLPALESTVFGHARPRTVIVTTPNVEHNVRYERLAAGTMRHRDHRFEWTRAEFSDWVTGVSRRTGYAPTLLPVGEDDPTVGPPTQMAVFARSDQPAQEVS, from the coding sequence ATGGCGCCGGTGTACCTCACGCTGACCTCCTCGGGCGAGGATGCGACCGCGCTGGGCTACCTGCTGCACAAACACCCGGACCGCGCTCAGCAGTTCTCGGTGTCGGCCGGGGTGGCCCACGTGTTCTATCCGGAGGCGAGTGACGAGCGCTGCACCGTGGCCCTGATGCTCGAGGTCGACCCGGTCGCGCTGGTGCGCGGCCGGAGGTACGGCGGGGACGCCTTCGCGCTGAGCCAGTACGTCAACGACCGTCCCTACGCCGGCTCCTCGATGCTCGCGGTGGCGCTGGGAAAGGTCTTCCGCACAGCGATGGCAGGTCGATGCGACGCCCGGCCGGACCTGCTCGGCCAGAGCCGTGATCTGGAGATACGCGTGCCGGTGCTGCCCGCGTCAGGCGGCGCCGAGATGGTCCGCGCGCTCTTCGAACCGCTGGGCTGGGAGGTGACGGCGCAGGCCCTGCCGCTCGACGAGGAAATGCCCGCCTGGGGCGATTCGCACTACGTCGACCTTCGCCTGCGCGGCACGCAGGTATTGGCCGAGGCGCTGTCCCATCTGTACGTGCTGTTACCGGTGCTGGACTCCTCCAAGCACTACTGGGTCTCGCAGGACGAGGTCGAGAAGCTGGTCCGCGCCGCCGGCGACTGGTTGCCGGCCCACCCGGCCCGCGAACTGATCACCCGCCGCTACCTGGCCCACCAGCCGGACCTCGTCGCGACCGCCGTCTCCCGCCTGGCCGAAGTCGATGACCTGCGGACCGAGTCCGTCGAGGAGGCACCGAGTGAGGAGACACCCGTTCGTCGTCCCCTCGTCGCACAACGGAAGGAAGCGGTGCTCTCCTCGCTCCGTGCCGCGGGGGCCGCACGTGTCGTCGACCTCGGCTGCGGCGAAGGAGCCTTGCTCCGCGAACTGATCCGGGACCCCCGTTTCAGCGAGGTCGTCGGCGTCGATGTCTCCGGCCGCGCCCTGGGACTGGCCGAACGGCGCTTGCACCTGGATCGGATGCCCGACAGCCAGCGCGCCCGACTGCGACTGCTCCAGTCCTCGATGACCTACACGGACGACCGGCTGAACGGCTACGACGCGATCGTGCTGATGGAGGTCATCGAGCACCTCGACACCGATCGCCTGCCCGCCCTCGAGAGCACTGTCTTCGGGCACGCCCGGCCGCGCACCGTCATCGTGACGACTCCCAACGTCGAGCACAACGTGCGCTACGAGCGGCTCGCCGCGGGCACGATGCGGCACAGGGATCACCGCTTCGAGTGGACCCGGGCCGAGTTCTCCGACTGGGTCACCGGGGTTAGCCGACGCACCGGGTACGCCCCCACCCTGCTTCCCGTGGGCGAGGACGACCCGACCGTGGGCCCGCCGACCCAGATGGCGGTCTTCGCCCGCAGCGATCAGCCCGCTCAGGAGGTGTCATGA